In one Balaenoptera musculus isolate JJ_BM4_2016_0621 chromosome 2, mBalMus1.pri.v3, whole genome shotgun sequence genomic region, the following are encoded:
- the UNC45A gene encoding protein unc-45 homolog A isoform X2: MTVSGPGTPEPRPADPGASSVEQLRKDGNELFKCGDYEGALTAYTQALGLGATPQDQAILHRNRAACHLKLEDYDKAETEASKAIEKDGGDVKALYRRSQALEKLGHLDQAVLDLQRCVSLEPKNKVFQEALRNIAGQIQEKVRYMSSTDAKVEQMFQILLDPQEKGTEKKQKASQNLVVLAREDAGAEKIFRSNGVQLLQRLLDTGEPDLMLAALRTLVGICSEHQSRTVATLSVLGTRRVVSILGVENQAVSLAACHLLQVMFDALKEGVKKGFRGKEGAIIVDPARELKVLISNLLELLTEVGVSGQGRDSALTLLIKVVPRKSPKDPNNSLTLWVIDQGLKKILEVGGSLQDPPGELTVTANSRMSASILLSKLFDDLKCDAERENFHRLCENYIKSWFEGQGLAGKLRALQTVSCLLQGPCDAGNRALELNGVMESVIALCASEQEEEQLVAVEALIHAAGKAKRASFITANGVSLLKDLYRRGEKDSIRIRALVGLCKLGSAGGTDFSMKQFAEGSTLKLAKQCRKWLCNDQIDAGTRRWAVEGLAYLTFDADVKEEFVEDEAALKALFQLSKSEERSVLFAVASALVNCTNSYDYEEPDPKMVELAKYAKQHVPEQHPKDKPSFVRARVKKLLAAGVVSAMTCMVKTESPVLTSSCRELLSRVFLALVEESEDRGTVVAQGGGKALLPLALEGTDVGQMKAAQALAKLTITSNPEMTFPGERIYEVVRPLVSLLHLNCSGLQNFEALMALTNLAGISERLRQKILKERAVPMIEGYMFEEHEMIRRAATECMCNLAMSKEVQDLFEATGSDRLKLLVLYSGEDDELLRRAAAGGLAVLTSTRPSLCSRIPQTTHWLEILQALLLSPNQELQHRGAVVALNMVEASSKIASTLMESEMLEILSVLAKGKESPVTRAATACLGKAVEYGLIRPSQDGK, from the exons CCATTGAAAAGGACGGTGGGGATGTCAAAGCACTTTACCGGCGGAGCCAAGCCCTAGAGAAGCTAGGCCACCTCGACCAGGCCGTCCTTGACCTGCAGAGATGTGTGAGCCTGGAGCCCAAGAACAAAGTTTTCCAGGAGGCCCTGCGGAACATCGCGGGCCAGATTCAGGAGAAG GTGAGATACATGTCTTCGACGGATGCCAAAGTGGAACAGATGTTTCAGATATTATTGGACCCACAAGAAAAAGGCACTGAGAAAAAGCAAAAG GCGTCTCAGAACCTGGTGGTGCTGGCCCGGGAGGATGCTGGAGCTGAGAAGATCTTCCGGAGCAACGGGGTTCAGCTTTTGCAGCGCCTGCTGGACACGGGAGAGCCAGACCTGATGCTGGCGGCCCTGCGCACACTAGTCGGCATTTGCTCTGAACACCAATCacgg ACAGTGGCAACCCTGAGCGTGCTGGGAACTCGGAGGGTGGTCTCCATCCTGGGCGTGGAAAACCAGGCCGTGTCCCTGGCTGCCTGCCACCTGTTGCAAGTTATGTTTGATGCCCTCAAGGAAGGCGTCAAGAAGGGCTTCCGTGGCAAAGAAGGCGCCATCATCGTGG ATCCCGCCCGGGAGCTGAAGGTCCTCATCAGTAACCTGTTGGAGCTACTGACTGAGGTGGGGGTCTCGGGCCAAGGCCGAGACAGTGCCCTGACCCTCCTGATTAAAGTGGTGCCCCGGAAGTCTCCTAAGGACCCCAACAACAGCCTCACCCTCTGGGTTATCGACCAAG GTCTGAAAAAGATTCTGGAGGTGGGGGGCTCCTTGCAGGACCCTCCCGGGGAGCTCACGGTGACAGCAAACAGCCGCATGAGCGCCTCCATTCTCCTCAGCAAGCTCTTCGACGACCTGAAGTGTGATGCCGAGAGGGAGAATTTCCACCGACTCTGTGAAAACTACATCAA GAGCTGGTTTGAGGGCCAAGGGCTGGCTGGGAAGCTGCGGGCCCTCCAGACGGTGTCCTGCCTCCTGCAGGGCCCATGTGACGCCGGCAACCGGGCCCTAGAGCTGAATGGCGTCATGGAGAGTGTGATCGCTCTGTGTGCctcagagcaggaggaggagcagctgGTGGCCGTGGAGGCCCTGATCCACGCGGCCGGCAAGGCCAAGCGGGCCTCGTTTATCACGGCCAACGGTGTCTCACTGCTGAAGGACCTGTACAGGCGTGGCGAGAAGGACAGCATCCGCATCCGGGCGCTGGTG GGACTCTGTAAGCTCGGCTCGGCCGGAGGGACCGACTTCAGCATGAAGCAGTTTGCTGAAGGCTCCACGCTCAAACTGGCCAAGCAGTGTCGAAA GTGGCTGTGCAATGACCAGATCGATGCGGGCACTCGGCGCTGGGCGGTGGAGGGTCTGGCCTACCTTACCTTCGATGCCGATGTGAAGGAGGAGTTTGTGGAGGATGAGGCTGCGCTGAAGGCTCTGTTCCAGCTCAGCAAG TCCGAGGAGAGGTCGGTGCTCTTTGCGGTGGCCTCGGCGCTGGTGAACTGCACCAATAGCTACGACTACGAGGAGCCGGACCCCAAGATGGTGGAGCTGGCCAAGTATGCCAAGCAGCACGTGCCCGAGCAGCACCCCAAG GACAAACCGAGTTTCGTGCGTGCTCGGGTTAAGAAGCTGCTGGCGGCTGGTGTGGTGTCAGCCATGACGTGCATGGTGAAGACCGAGAGCCCTGTGCTGACCAGTTCCTGCAGGGAGCTGCTCTCCAG GGTCTTCCTGGCTTTGGTGGAGGAGTCCGAGGACCGCGGCACCGTGGTTGCTCAGGGAGGGGGCAAG GCTCTGCTCCCGCTGGCCCTGGAAGGCACTGACGTGGGGCAGATGAAGGCAGCCCAGGCTCTTGCCAAGCTCACCATCACCTCCAACCCAGAGATGACCTTTCCTGGCGAGCGG ATCTACGAGGTGGTCCGGCCCCTGGTCTCCCTCCTGCACCTCAACTGCTCCGGCCTGCAGAACTTTGAGGCGCTCATGGCTCTAACGAACCTGGCGGGGATCAGCGAGAGGCTCCG GCAGAAGATCCTGAAGGAGAGGGCTGTGCCCATGATTGAGGGCTACATGTTTGAGGAGCATGAGATGATCCGCCGGGCAGCCACCGAGTGCATGTGTAACTTGGCCATGAGCAAGGAG GTGCAGGATCTCTTTGAAGCCACGGGCAGTGACCGGCTGAAGCTGCTGGTGCTGTACAGTGGAGAGGACGACGAGCTGCTACGGCGGGCGGCTGCCGGGGGCCTGGCCGTGCTCACCTCCACACGGCCCTCGCTCTGCAGCCGCATCCCCCAG ACCACACACTGGCTGGAGATCCTGCAGGCCCTGCTTCTGAGCCCCAACCAGGAGCTACAGCACCGGGGCGCTGTGGTGGCGTTGAACATGGTGGAGGCCTCGAGCAAGATTGCCAGCACCTTGATGGAGAGCGAGATGCTGGAGATCCTGTCAGTGCTGGCTAAGGGCAAGGAGAGCCCCGTCACGAGGGCTGCCACCGCTTGTCTGGGGAAAGCAGTGGAATATGGGCTTATCAGACCCAGCCAGGATGGAAAGTGA
- the UNC45A gene encoding protein unc-45 homolog A isoform X1, with protein sequence MTVSGPGTPEPRPADPGASSVEQLRKDGNELFKCGDYEGALTAYTQALGLGATPQDQAILHRNRAACHLKLEDYDKAETEASKAIEKDGGDVKALYRRSQALEKLGHLDQAVLDLQRCVSLEPKNKVFQEALRNIAGQIQEKVRYMSSTDAKVEQMFQILLDPQEKGTEKKQKASQNLVVLAREDAGAEKIFRSNGVQLLQRLLDTGEPDLMLAALRTLVGICSEHQSRTVATLSVLGTRRVVSILGVENQAVSLAACHLLQVMFDALKEGVKKGFRGKEGAIIVDPARELKVLISNLLELLTEVGVSGQGRDSALTLLIKVVPRKSPKDPNNSLTLWVIDQGLKKILEVGGSLQDPPGELTVTANSRMSASILLSKLFDDLKCDAERENFHRLCENYIKSWFEGQGLAGKLRALQTVSCLLQGPCDAGNRALELNGVMESVIALCASEQEEEQLVAVEALIHAAGKAKRASFITANGVSLLKDLYRRGEKDSIRIRALVGLCKLGSAGGTDFSMKQFAEGSTLKLAKQCRKWLCNDQIDAGTRRWAVEGLAYLTFDADVKEEFVEDEAALKALFQLSKSEERSVLFAVASALVNCTNSYDYEEPDPKMVELAKYAKQHVPEQHPKDKPSFVRARVKKLLAAGVVSAMTCMVKTESPVLTSSCRELLSRVFLALVEESEDRGTVVAQGGGKALLPLALEGTDVGQMKAAQALAKLTITSNPEMTFPGERIYEVVRPLVSLLHLNCSGLQNFEALMALTNLAGISERLRQKILKERAVPMIEGYMFEEHEMIRRAATECMCNLAMSKEVQDLFEATGSDRLKLLVLYSGEDDELLRRAAAGGLAVLTSTRPSLCSRIPQVTTHWLEILQALLLSPNQELQHRGAVVALNMVEASSKIASTLMESEMLEILSVLAKGKESPVTRAATACLGKAVEYGLIRPSQDGK encoded by the exons CCATTGAAAAGGACGGTGGGGATGTCAAAGCACTTTACCGGCGGAGCCAAGCCCTAGAGAAGCTAGGCCACCTCGACCAGGCCGTCCTTGACCTGCAGAGATGTGTGAGCCTGGAGCCCAAGAACAAAGTTTTCCAGGAGGCCCTGCGGAACATCGCGGGCCAGATTCAGGAGAAG GTGAGATACATGTCTTCGACGGATGCCAAAGTGGAACAGATGTTTCAGATATTATTGGACCCACAAGAAAAAGGCACTGAGAAAAAGCAAAAG GCGTCTCAGAACCTGGTGGTGCTGGCCCGGGAGGATGCTGGAGCTGAGAAGATCTTCCGGAGCAACGGGGTTCAGCTTTTGCAGCGCCTGCTGGACACGGGAGAGCCAGACCTGATGCTGGCGGCCCTGCGCACACTAGTCGGCATTTGCTCTGAACACCAATCacgg ACAGTGGCAACCCTGAGCGTGCTGGGAACTCGGAGGGTGGTCTCCATCCTGGGCGTGGAAAACCAGGCCGTGTCCCTGGCTGCCTGCCACCTGTTGCAAGTTATGTTTGATGCCCTCAAGGAAGGCGTCAAGAAGGGCTTCCGTGGCAAAGAAGGCGCCATCATCGTGG ATCCCGCCCGGGAGCTGAAGGTCCTCATCAGTAACCTGTTGGAGCTACTGACTGAGGTGGGGGTCTCGGGCCAAGGCCGAGACAGTGCCCTGACCCTCCTGATTAAAGTGGTGCCCCGGAAGTCTCCTAAGGACCCCAACAACAGCCTCACCCTCTGGGTTATCGACCAAG GTCTGAAAAAGATTCTGGAGGTGGGGGGCTCCTTGCAGGACCCTCCCGGGGAGCTCACGGTGACAGCAAACAGCCGCATGAGCGCCTCCATTCTCCTCAGCAAGCTCTTCGACGACCTGAAGTGTGATGCCGAGAGGGAGAATTTCCACCGACTCTGTGAAAACTACATCAA GAGCTGGTTTGAGGGCCAAGGGCTGGCTGGGAAGCTGCGGGCCCTCCAGACGGTGTCCTGCCTCCTGCAGGGCCCATGTGACGCCGGCAACCGGGCCCTAGAGCTGAATGGCGTCATGGAGAGTGTGATCGCTCTGTGTGCctcagagcaggaggaggagcagctgGTGGCCGTGGAGGCCCTGATCCACGCGGCCGGCAAGGCCAAGCGGGCCTCGTTTATCACGGCCAACGGTGTCTCACTGCTGAAGGACCTGTACAGGCGTGGCGAGAAGGACAGCATCCGCATCCGGGCGCTGGTG GGACTCTGTAAGCTCGGCTCGGCCGGAGGGACCGACTTCAGCATGAAGCAGTTTGCTGAAGGCTCCACGCTCAAACTGGCCAAGCAGTGTCGAAA GTGGCTGTGCAATGACCAGATCGATGCGGGCACTCGGCGCTGGGCGGTGGAGGGTCTGGCCTACCTTACCTTCGATGCCGATGTGAAGGAGGAGTTTGTGGAGGATGAGGCTGCGCTGAAGGCTCTGTTCCAGCTCAGCAAG TCCGAGGAGAGGTCGGTGCTCTTTGCGGTGGCCTCGGCGCTGGTGAACTGCACCAATAGCTACGACTACGAGGAGCCGGACCCCAAGATGGTGGAGCTGGCCAAGTATGCCAAGCAGCACGTGCCCGAGCAGCACCCCAAG GACAAACCGAGTTTCGTGCGTGCTCGGGTTAAGAAGCTGCTGGCGGCTGGTGTGGTGTCAGCCATGACGTGCATGGTGAAGACCGAGAGCCCTGTGCTGACCAGTTCCTGCAGGGAGCTGCTCTCCAG GGTCTTCCTGGCTTTGGTGGAGGAGTCCGAGGACCGCGGCACCGTGGTTGCTCAGGGAGGGGGCAAG GCTCTGCTCCCGCTGGCCCTGGAAGGCACTGACGTGGGGCAGATGAAGGCAGCCCAGGCTCTTGCCAAGCTCACCATCACCTCCAACCCAGAGATGACCTTTCCTGGCGAGCGG ATCTACGAGGTGGTCCGGCCCCTGGTCTCCCTCCTGCACCTCAACTGCTCCGGCCTGCAGAACTTTGAGGCGCTCATGGCTCTAACGAACCTGGCGGGGATCAGCGAGAGGCTCCG GCAGAAGATCCTGAAGGAGAGGGCTGTGCCCATGATTGAGGGCTACATGTTTGAGGAGCATGAGATGATCCGCCGGGCAGCCACCGAGTGCATGTGTAACTTGGCCATGAGCAAGGAG GTGCAGGATCTCTTTGAAGCCACGGGCAGTGACCGGCTGAAGCTGCTGGTGCTGTACAGTGGAGAGGACGACGAGCTGCTACGGCGGGCGGCTGCCGGGGGCCTGGCCGTGCTCACCTCCACACGGCCCTCGCTCTGCAGCCGCATCCCCCAGGTG ACCACACACTGGCTGGAGATCCTGCAGGCCCTGCTTCTGAGCCCCAACCAGGAGCTACAGCACCGGGGCGCTGTGGTGGCGTTGAACATGGTGGAGGCCTCGAGCAAGATTGCCAGCACCTTGATGGAGAGCGAGATGCTGGAGATCCTGTCAGTGCTGGCTAAGGGCAAGGAGAGCCCCGTCACGAGGGCTGCCACCGCTTGTCTGGGGAAAGCAGTGGAATATGGGCTTATCAGACCCAGCCAGGATGGAAAGTGA
- the UNC45A gene encoding protein unc-45 homolog A isoform X3, producing the protein MTASSVEQLRKDGNELFKCGDYEGALTAYTQALGLGATPQDQAILHRNRAACHLKLEDYDKAETEASKAIEKDGGDVKALYRRSQALEKLGHLDQAVLDLQRCVSLEPKNKVFQEALRNIAGQIQEKVRYMSSTDAKVEQMFQILLDPQEKGTEKKQKASQNLVVLAREDAGAEKIFRSNGVQLLQRLLDTGEPDLMLAALRTLVGICSEHQSRTVATLSVLGTRRVVSILGVENQAVSLAACHLLQVMFDALKEGVKKGFRGKEGAIIVDPARELKVLISNLLELLTEVGVSGQGRDSALTLLIKVVPRKSPKDPNNSLTLWVIDQGLKKILEVGGSLQDPPGELTVTANSRMSASILLSKLFDDLKCDAERENFHRLCENYIKSWFEGQGLAGKLRALQTVSCLLQGPCDAGNRALELNGVMESVIALCASEQEEEQLVAVEALIHAAGKAKRASFITANGVSLLKDLYRRGEKDSIRIRALVGLCKLGSAGGTDFSMKQFAEGSTLKLAKQCRKWLCNDQIDAGTRRWAVEGLAYLTFDADVKEEFVEDEAALKALFQLSKSEERSVLFAVASALVNCTNSYDYEEPDPKMVELAKYAKQHVPEQHPKDKPSFVRARVKKLLAAGVVSAMTCMVKTESPVLTSSCRELLSRVFLALVEESEDRGTVVAQGGGKALLPLALEGTDVGQMKAAQALAKLTITSNPEMTFPGERIYEVVRPLVSLLHLNCSGLQNFEALMALTNLAGISERLRQKILKERAVPMIEGYMFEEHEMIRRAATECMCNLAMSKEVQDLFEATGSDRLKLLVLYSGEDDELLRRAAAGGLAVLTSTRPSLCSRIPQVTTHWLEILQALLLSPNQELQHRGAVVALNMVEASSKIASTLMESEMLEILSVLAKGKESPVTRAATACLGKAVEYGLIRPSQDGK; encoded by the exons CCATTGAAAAGGACGGTGGGGATGTCAAAGCACTTTACCGGCGGAGCCAAGCCCTAGAGAAGCTAGGCCACCTCGACCAGGCCGTCCTTGACCTGCAGAGATGTGTGAGCCTGGAGCCCAAGAACAAAGTTTTCCAGGAGGCCCTGCGGAACATCGCGGGCCAGATTCAGGAGAAG GTGAGATACATGTCTTCGACGGATGCCAAAGTGGAACAGATGTTTCAGATATTATTGGACCCACAAGAAAAAGGCACTGAGAAAAAGCAAAAG GCGTCTCAGAACCTGGTGGTGCTGGCCCGGGAGGATGCTGGAGCTGAGAAGATCTTCCGGAGCAACGGGGTTCAGCTTTTGCAGCGCCTGCTGGACACGGGAGAGCCAGACCTGATGCTGGCGGCCCTGCGCACACTAGTCGGCATTTGCTCTGAACACCAATCacgg ACAGTGGCAACCCTGAGCGTGCTGGGAACTCGGAGGGTGGTCTCCATCCTGGGCGTGGAAAACCAGGCCGTGTCCCTGGCTGCCTGCCACCTGTTGCAAGTTATGTTTGATGCCCTCAAGGAAGGCGTCAAGAAGGGCTTCCGTGGCAAAGAAGGCGCCATCATCGTGG ATCCCGCCCGGGAGCTGAAGGTCCTCATCAGTAACCTGTTGGAGCTACTGACTGAGGTGGGGGTCTCGGGCCAAGGCCGAGACAGTGCCCTGACCCTCCTGATTAAAGTGGTGCCCCGGAAGTCTCCTAAGGACCCCAACAACAGCCTCACCCTCTGGGTTATCGACCAAG GTCTGAAAAAGATTCTGGAGGTGGGGGGCTCCTTGCAGGACCCTCCCGGGGAGCTCACGGTGACAGCAAACAGCCGCATGAGCGCCTCCATTCTCCTCAGCAAGCTCTTCGACGACCTGAAGTGTGATGCCGAGAGGGAGAATTTCCACCGACTCTGTGAAAACTACATCAA GAGCTGGTTTGAGGGCCAAGGGCTGGCTGGGAAGCTGCGGGCCCTCCAGACGGTGTCCTGCCTCCTGCAGGGCCCATGTGACGCCGGCAACCGGGCCCTAGAGCTGAATGGCGTCATGGAGAGTGTGATCGCTCTGTGTGCctcagagcaggaggaggagcagctgGTGGCCGTGGAGGCCCTGATCCACGCGGCCGGCAAGGCCAAGCGGGCCTCGTTTATCACGGCCAACGGTGTCTCACTGCTGAAGGACCTGTACAGGCGTGGCGAGAAGGACAGCATCCGCATCCGGGCGCTGGTG GGACTCTGTAAGCTCGGCTCGGCCGGAGGGACCGACTTCAGCATGAAGCAGTTTGCTGAAGGCTCCACGCTCAAACTGGCCAAGCAGTGTCGAAA GTGGCTGTGCAATGACCAGATCGATGCGGGCACTCGGCGCTGGGCGGTGGAGGGTCTGGCCTACCTTACCTTCGATGCCGATGTGAAGGAGGAGTTTGTGGAGGATGAGGCTGCGCTGAAGGCTCTGTTCCAGCTCAGCAAG TCCGAGGAGAGGTCGGTGCTCTTTGCGGTGGCCTCGGCGCTGGTGAACTGCACCAATAGCTACGACTACGAGGAGCCGGACCCCAAGATGGTGGAGCTGGCCAAGTATGCCAAGCAGCACGTGCCCGAGCAGCACCCCAAG GACAAACCGAGTTTCGTGCGTGCTCGGGTTAAGAAGCTGCTGGCGGCTGGTGTGGTGTCAGCCATGACGTGCATGGTGAAGACCGAGAGCCCTGTGCTGACCAGTTCCTGCAGGGAGCTGCTCTCCAG GGTCTTCCTGGCTTTGGTGGAGGAGTCCGAGGACCGCGGCACCGTGGTTGCTCAGGGAGGGGGCAAG GCTCTGCTCCCGCTGGCCCTGGAAGGCACTGACGTGGGGCAGATGAAGGCAGCCCAGGCTCTTGCCAAGCTCACCATCACCTCCAACCCAGAGATGACCTTTCCTGGCGAGCGG ATCTACGAGGTGGTCCGGCCCCTGGTCTCCCTCCTGCACCTCAACTGCTCCGGCCTGCAGAACTTTGAGGCGCTCATGGCTCTAACGAACCTGGCGGGGATCAGCGAGAGGCTCCG GCAGAAGATCCTGAAGGAGAGGGCTGTGCCCATGATTGAGGGCTACATGTTTGAGGAGCATGAGATGATCCGCCGGGCAGCCACCGAGTGCATGTGTAACTTGGCCATGAGCAAGGAG GTGCAGGATCTCTTTGAAGCCACGGGCAGTGACCGGCTGAAGCTGCTGGTGCTGTACAGTGGAGAGGACGACGAGCTGCTACGGCGGGCGGCTGCCGGGGGCCTGGCCGTGCTCACCTCCACACGGCCCTCGCTCTGCAGCCGCATCCCCCAGGTG ACCACACACTGGCTGGAGATCCTGCAGGCCCTGCTTCTGAGCCCCAACCAGGAGCTACAGCACCGGGGCGCTGTGGTGGCGTTGAACATGGTGGAGGCCTCGAGCAAGATTGCCAGCACCTTGATGGAGAGCGAGATGCTGGAGATCCTGTCAGTGCTGGCTAAGGGCAAGGAGAGCCCCGTCACGAGGGCTGCCACCGCTTGTCTGGGGAAAGCAGTGGAATATGGGCTTATCAGACCCAGCCAGGATGGAAAGTGA
- the UNC45A gene encoding protein unc-45 homolog A isoform X4 translates to MCEPGAQEQSFPGGPAEHRGPDSGEALFVVMKNWNLPKCPAVGEWLNKLSDILTTDSYVVVTKNRQINTYGRGKLTLVRYMSSTDAKVEQMFQILLDPQEKGTEKKQKASQNLVVLAREDAGAEKIFRSNGVQLLQRLLDTGEPDLMLAALRTLVGICSEHQSRTVATLSVLGTRRVVSILGVENQAVSLAACHLLQVMFDALKEGVKKGFRGKEGAIIVDPARELKVLISNLLELLTEVGVSGQGRDSALTLLIKVVPRKSPKDPNNSLTLWVIDQGLKKILEVGGSLQDPPGELTVTANSRMSASILLSKLFDDLKCDAERENFHRLCENYIKSWFEGQGLAGKLRALQTVSCLLQGPCDAGNRALELNGVMESVIALCASEQEEEQLVAVEALIHAAGKAKRASFITANGVSLLKDLYRRGEKDSIRIRALVGLCKLGSAGGTDFSMKQFAEGSTLKLAKQCRKWLCNDQIDAGTRRWAVEGLAYLTFDADVKEEFVEDEAALKALFQLSKSEERSVLFAVASALVNCTNSYDYEEPDPKMVELAKYAKQHVPEQHPKDKPSFVRARVKKLLAAGVVSAMTCMVKTESPVLTSSCRELLSRVFLALVEESEDRGTVVAQGGGKALLPLALEGTDVGQMKAAQALAKLTITSNPEMTFPGERIYEVVRPLVSLLHLNCSGLQNFEALMALTNLAGISERLRQKILKERAVPMIEGYMFEEHEMIRRAATECMCNLAMSKEVQDLFEATGSDRLKLLVLYSGEDDELLRRAAAGGLAVLTSTRPSLCSRIPQVTTHWLEILQALLLSPNQELQHRGAVVALNMVEASSKIASTLMESEMLEILSVLAKGKESPVTRAATACLGKAVEYGLIRPSQDGK, encoded by the exons ATGTGTGAGCCTGGAGCCCAAGAACAAAGTTTTCCAGGAGGCCCTGCGGAACATCGCGGGCCAGATTCAGGAGAAG CCTTGTTTGTAGTAATGAAAAATTGGAACTTGCCTAAATGCCCAGCAGTAGGGGAATGGCTAAATAAACTAAGCGACATCCTTACTACAGACTCCTACGTTGTAGTTACTAAGAATAGGCAGATCAACACATATGGACGTGGAAAGCTGACActt GTGAGATACATGTCTTCGACGGATGCCAAAGTGGAACAGATGTTTCAGATATTATTGGACCCACAAGAAAAAGGCACTGAGAAAAAGCAAAAG GCGTCTCAGAACCTGGTGGTGCTGGCCCGGGAGGATGCTGGAGCTGAGAAGATCTTCCGGAGCAACGGGGTTCAGCTTTTGCAGCGCCTGCTGGACACGGGAGAGCCAGACCTGATGCTGGCGGCCCTGCGCACACTAGTCGGCATTTGCTCTGAACACCAATCacgg ACAGTGGCAACCCTGAGCGTGCTGGGAACTCGGAGGGTGGTCTCCATCCTGGGCGTGGAAAACCAGGCCGTGTCCCTGGCTGCCTGCCACCTGTTGCAAGTTATGTTTGATGCCCTCAAGGAAGGCGTCAAGAAGGGCTTCCGTGGCAAAGAAGGCGCCATCATCGTGG ATCCCGCCCGGGAGCTGAAGGTCCTCATCAGTAACCTGTTGGAGCTACTGACTGAGGTGGGGGTCTCGGGCCAAGGCCGAGACAGTGCCCTGACCCTCCTGATTAAAGTGGTGCCCCGGAAGTCTCCTAAGGACCCCAACAACAGCCTCACCCTCTGGGTTATCGACCAAG GTCTGAAAAAGATTCTGGAGGTGGGGGGCTCCTTGCAGGACCCTCCCGGGGAGCTCACGGTGACAGCAAACAGCCGCATGAGCGCCTCCATTCTCCTCAGCAAGCTCTTCGACGACCTGAAGTGTGATGCCGAGAGGGAGAATTTCCACCGACTCTGTGAAAACTACATCAA GAGCTGGTTTGAGGGCCAAGGGCTGGCTGGGAAGCTGCGGGCCCTCCAGACGGTGTCCTGCCTCCTGCAGGGCCCATGTGACGCCGGCAACCGGGCCCTAGAGCTGAATGGCGTCATGGAGAGTGTGATCGCTCTGTGTGCctcagagcaggaggaggagcagctgGTGGCCGTGGAGGCCCTGATCCACGCGGCCGGCAAGGCCAAGCGGGCCTCGTTTATCACGGCCAACGGTGTCTCACTGCTGAAGGACCTGTACAGGCGTGGCGAGAAGGACAGCATCCGCATCCGGGCGCTGGTG GGACTCTGTAAGCTCGGCTCGGCCGGAGGGACCGACTTCAGCATGAAGCAGTTTGCTGAAGGCTCCACGCTCAAACTGGCCAAGCAGTGTCGAAA GTGGCTGTGCAATGACCAGATCGATGCGGGCACTCGGCGCTGGGCGGTGGAGGGTCTGGCCTACCTTACCTTCGATGCCGATGTGAAGGAGGAGTTTGTGGAGGATGAGGCTGCGCTGAAGGCTCTGTTCCAGCTCAGCAAG TCCGAGGAGAGGTCGGTGCTCTTTGCGGTGGCCTCGGCGCTGGTGAACTGCACCAATAGCTACGACTACGAGGAGCCGGACCCCAAGATGGTGGAGCTGGCCAAGTATGCCAAGCAGCACGTGCCCGAGCAGCACCCCAAG GACAAACCGAGTTTCGTGCGTGCTCGGGTTAAGAAGCTGCTGGCGGCTGGTGTGGTGTCAGCCATGACGTGCATGGTGAAGACCGAGAGCCCTGTGCTGACCAGTTCCTGCAGGGAGCTGCTCTCCAG GGTCTTCCTGGCTTTGGTGGAGGAGTCCGAGGACCGCGGCACCGTGGTTGCTCAGGGAGGGGGCAAG GCTCTGCTCCCGCTGGCCCTGGAAGGCACTGACGTGGGGCAGATGAAGGCAGCCCAGGCTCTTGCCAAGCTCACCATCACCTCCAACCCAGAGATGACCTTTCCTGGCGAGCGG ATCTACGAGGTGGTCCGGCCCCTGGTCTCCCTCCTGCACCTCAACTGCTCCGGCCTGCAGAACTTTGAGGCGCTCATGGCTCTAACGAACCTGGCGGGGATCAGCGAGAGGCTCCG GCAGAAGATCCTGAAGGAGAGGGCTGTGCCCATGATTGAGGGCTACATGTTTGAGGAGCATGAGATGATCCGCCGGGCAGCCACCGAGTGCATGTGTAACTTGGCCATGAGCAAGGAG GTGCAGGATCTCTTTGAAGCCACGGGCAGTGACCGGCTGAAGCTGCTGGTGCTGTACAGTGGAGAGGACGACGAGCTGCTACGGCGGGCGGCTGCCGGGGGCCTGGCCGTGCTCACCTCCACACGGCCCTCGCTCTGCAGCCGCATCCCCCAGGTG ACCACACACTGGCTGGAGATCCTGCAGGCCCTGCTTCTGAGCCCCAACCAGGAGCTACAGCACCGGGGCGCTGTGGTGGCGTTGAACATGGTGGAGGCCTCGAGCAAGATTGCCAGCACCTTGATGGAGAGCGAGATGCTGGAGATCCTGTCAGTGCTGGCTAAGGGCAAGGAGAGCCCCGTCACGAGGGCTGCCACCGCTTGTCTGGGGAAAGCAGTGGAATATGGGCTTATCAGACCCAGCCAGGATGGAAAGTGA